A region of Anoplopoma fimbria isolate UVic2021 breed Golden Eagle Sablefish chromosome 24, Afim_UVic_2022, whole genome shotgun sequence DNA encodes the following proteins:
- the gng8 gene encoding guanine nucleotide-binding protein G(I)/G(S)/G(O) subunit gamma-8: MSNNMAKIADARKTVEQLKLEVNIERMMISKAAADLMAYCEAHAKEDPLVTPVLSSENPFREKKLFCEIL, from the exons ATGTCCAACAACATGGCCAAGATTGCAGACGCTCGAAAGACGGTAGAACAACTGAAACTGGAGGTCAACATAGAGAGGATGATG ATATCCAAAGCAGCAGCTGATCTGATGGCCTACTGTGAAGCTCATGCCAAAGAGGACCCCCTGGTGACACCAGTACTTTCCTCTGAGAACCCGTTTCGAGAGAAGAAATTATTCTGTGAAATACTATAA